In Agromyces sp. 3263, a single genomic region encodes these proteins:
- a CDS encoding peptidoglycan DD-metalloendopeptidase family protein: MTQRCTDFGEERPWYARGARRGGVALAAATVVVMFGAFGAAPASAEEIPPAQTSDATSSDATATETPAPTPPATDEATDPPSTDEPSDPGATEEPAPPTETPTPTPDPTPTPTPTPDPTPTPTPDPTPTPDPTEPPATGDPTPPPGTPAPGTEAPAPSVGSPRTSSSYRPTTRTVSAAAQAQNAALVAARAAITQATTELREAEAALADARATQEVARAIAQRLQDVADAAQQDVDAAKRVYVAAARGGGSATLSSMPAAFGAGHDLLAGLGGFARVEQISGDAEKLLAIVEKRTAEAETAQERADAAWTAVDEVPVEALEDDVANAEQALADARQDLEDVQARAAEDSRVAASSISLIQSLPADAGQLSDQGWALPVAGRITDGFGLRPVKPVPGVNDFHRGTDLAAACETPVYAATDGVVADAAPNGSLGNWILIDHGSGVATGYGHLLAGGTFVMPGQTVTAGQLIGAVGSTGASTGCHLHFEVHLDGVAVDAVPFMAARGIPLG; this comes from the coding sequence ATGACGCAACGCTGCACGGACTTCGGCGAGGAACGCCCCTGGTATGCCCGGGGCGCACGCCGTGGTGGCGTCGCCCTCGCGGCGGCCACCGTCGTCGTCATGTTCGGCGCGTTCGGCGCGGCCCCCGCCTCCGCGGAGGAGATCCCCCCGGCCCAGACGTCCGACGCCACGTCGTCGGATGCCACGGCGACTGAGACGCCGGCGCCGACCCCTCCTGCCACCGACGAGGCCACCGACCCTCCGTCGACCGACGAGCCGAGCGACCCCGGGGCGACCGAGGAGCCCGCTCCGCCGACGGAGACGCCGACGCCCACTCCCGACCCGACGCCCACACCGACGCCCACTCCGGATCCGACGCCGACTCCCACGCCCGACCCGACGCCGACCCCCGATCCCACCGAGCCTCCGGCCACCGGCGACCCGACGCCGCCGCCCGGAACTCCGGCGCCAGGCACGGAGGCGCCCGCGCCCTCCGTCGGCTCGCCGCGCACGAGCTCCTCCTACCGCCCGACCACGCGAACCGTGTCGGCAGCGGCCCAGGCCCAGAACGCCGCACTGGTCGCCGCCCGCGCGGCGATCACGCAAGCCACGACGGAGCTGCGCGAGGCGGAGGCCGCCCTCGCCGACGCCCGTGCCACGCAAGAGGTGGCCCGCGCGATCGCGCAGCGCCTGCAGGACGTCGCCGACGCCGCCCAGCAGGATGTCGATGCGGCGAAGCGCGTCTACGTCGCCGCGGCACGCGGTGGCGGCAGCGCCACGCTCTCCTCGATGCCCGCGGCGTTCGGCGCGGGCCATGACCTCCTCGCCGGACTCGGCGGGTTCGCCCGGGTCGAGCAGATCTCCGGCGATGCCGAGAAGCTGCTCGCCATCGTCGAGAAGCGCACGGCCGAGGCCGAGACCGCGCAGGAGCGTGCCGACGCAGCCTGGACGGCCGTCGACGAGGTGCCGGTAGAAGCCCTCGAAGACGATGTGGCGAACGCCGAGCAGGCGCTCGCCGACGCTCGGCAGGACCTCGAGGACGTGCAGGCCAGGGCGGCTGAGGACAGCCGGGTCGCCGCCAGCAGCATCTCGCTCATCCAGTCGCTGCCGGCCGACGCCGGGCAGCTGAGCGACCAGGGCTGGGCGCTCCCCGTTGCCGGACGCATCACCGACGGCTTCGGCCTTCGCCCGGTCAAGCCGGTTCCCGGCGTCAACGACTTCCACCGCGGCACCGACCTCGCGGCCGCGTGCGAGACCCCGGTGTACGCGGCGACCGACGGCGTCGTGGCCGACGCCGCCCCGAACGGCAGCCTCGGCAACTGGATCCTCATCGACCACGGCTCGGGCGTCGCCACGGGCTACGGTCACCTGCTCGCGGGCGGCACGTTCGTGATGCCGGGCCAGACGGTCACCGCCGGCCAGCTGATCGGCGCGGTGGGCAGCACGGGCGCCTCGACGGGATGCCACCTCCACTTCGAGGTGCACCTCGACGGGGTCGCCGTCGACGCGGTCCCGTTCATGGCGGCCCGCGGCATCCCGCTCGGCTGA
- the hutH gene encoding histidine ammonia-lyase, translated as MSTIAPTQPTAVAASVTVGIGPLTIDEVVAVARHGASVVLDPAALDGVAASRAIVEGLAADPEPHYGISTGFGALATTFIAEDRRAQLQASLVRSHAAGSGAEVEREVVRALMLLRLSTLMTGRTGVRRVTAETYAAILNAGITPVVREYGSLGCSGDLAPLSHCALVAMGEGDVRDAHGEATDAASALSAAGIAPLRLAEKEGLALINGTDGMLGMLALAIDDMRMLLTTADVAAAMSVEGLMGTDAVFAADLHALRPQRGQAVSASNLRRLLAGSPIVASHKGPECTRVQDAYSLRCAPQVHGAARDTLAHAASVADAELASAVDNPVLTLDGRVESNGNFHGAPVGYVLDFLAIAVADVASMSERRTDRFLDRARNQGLPPFLAHEVGVDSGLMIAQYTAAGIVSELKRLAVPASVDSIPSSAMQEDHVSMGWAAARKLRRAIDGLTRVLAIEVMTAARGLALRAPLEPGAATRGVVALAAEVGAVPGADRFLSPEIEALADLVASGAVVARASAATGALD; from the coding sequence ATGAGCACCATCGCGCCCACCCAGCCCACGGCCGTCGCGGCATCCGTCACCGTCGGCATCGGACCGCTCACGATCGACGAGGTCGTCGCCGTGGCCCGGCACGGAGCATCCGTCGTGCTCGACCCGGCCGCGCTCGACGGCGTCGCCGCGAGCCGCGCGATCGTGGAGGGCCTCGCCGCCGATCCCGAGCCGCACTACGGCATCTCGACCGGGTTCGGCGCGCTCGCCACGACCTTCATCGCGGAGGACCGCCGCGCCCAGCTGCAGGCGAGCCTCGTGCGCTCGCACGCCGCCGGCTCGGGCGCCGAGGTCGAGCGCGAGGTCGTGCGCGCGCTCATGCTGCTGCGCCTCTCCACCCTCATGACCGGCCGCACCGGCGTCCGCCGCGTGACCGCCGAGACCTACGCGGCGATTCTCAACGCGGGCATCACGCCCGTCGTGCGCGAGTACGGTTCACTCGGGTGCTCGGGCGACCTCGCGCCGCTGTCGCACTGCGCGCTCGTCGCGATGGGCGAGGGCGACGTGCGCGACGCGCACGGCGAGGCGACGGATGCCGCGAGCGCCCTGTCGGCCGCCGGCATCGCACCGCTCCGCCTCGCCGAGAAGGAGGGCCTCGCCCTCATCAACGGCACCGACGGCATGCTGGGGATGCTCGCCCTCGCGATCGACGACATGCGGATGCTGCTCACGACCGCCGACGTGGCCGCCGCGATGAGCGTCGAGGGGCTCATGGGCACCGACGCCGTGTTCGCCGCCGACCTGCACGCCCTGCGCCCGCAGCGCGGGCAGGCGGTGTCCGCGTCGAACCTCCGACGCCTGCTCGCGGGCTCGCCCATCGTCGCGAGCCACAAGGGCCCCGAGTGCACCCGGGTGCAGGACGCCTACTCGCTGCGCTGCGCGCCCCAGGTGCACGGTGCGGCCCGGGACACCCTCGCGCACGCGGCATCCGTCGCCGACGCCGAGCTCGCGAGCGCCGTCGACAACCCCGTGCTGACCCTCGACGGGCGCGTCGAGTCGAACGGCAACTTCCACGGCGCCCCGGTCGGGTACGTCCTCGACTTCCTCGCGATCGCGGTGGCGGACGTCGCGTCGATGAGCGAGCGTCGCACCGACCGGTTCCTCGACCGCGCCCGCAACCAGGGCCTGCCGCCCTTCCTCGCACACGAGGTCGGCGTGGACTCGGGCCTCATGATCGCGCAGTACACCGCGGCGGGCATCGTGTCCGAGCTGAAGCGGCTCGCCGTGCCGGCGTCCGTCGACTCGATCCCGTCGTCGGCGATGCAGGAGGACCACGTGTCGATGGGCTGGGCCGCCGCGCGCAAGCTGCGCCGCGCGATCGACGGGCTCACCCGGGTGCTGGCGATCGAGGTCATGACCGCCGCCCGTGGCCTGGCACTGCGTGCGCCGCTCGAGCCTGGCGCGGCCACCCGCGGCGTCGTGGCCCTGGCCGCCGAGGTCGGTGCAGTACCGGGCGCCGACCGCTTCCTCTCCCCCGAGATCGAGGCCCTCGCCGACCTCGTCGCCTCGGGTGCCGTGGTTGCGCGGGCGTCGGCGGCGACCGGCGCACTCGACTGA
- a CDS encoding IclR family transcriptional regulator, with the protein MTEPSKVPAADQTLAILAHLAAQRGPVPAATIAHALALPRSTVYHLLAVMQERGFVVHLPEERRYGLGIAAFELSSGFSRQQPLARLGRPLVATLVDRLGESGHLAVLHGRDVLYLVEERAPRRPSLVTDVGVRLPAHLTATGRAMLAELPPAQLRALYPDRAAFASRHPQGEGAESDAADWSYGRLKRVLADVRTRGWADEDGEVTTGLASAGAAVVDHLGWPAAAIAVTFPDDAAPELQERAVEAVREAASTLSRRIRGVR; encoded by the coding sequence GTGACCGAGCCATCGAAGGTGCCCGCGGCCGACCAGACGCTCGCGATCCTCGCGCACCTCGCGGCACAGCGGGGCCCGGTGCCGGCGGCGACGATCGCGCACGCGCTCGCGCTGCCCCGCTCGACGGTCTACCACCTGCTCGCGGTCATGCAGGAGCGCGGCTTCGTCGTGCACCTGCCCGAGGAGCGTCGCTACGGGCTCGGCATCGCGGCCTTCGAGCTCTCGAGCGGGTTCAGCCGCCAGCAGCCCCTCGCGCGGCTCGGCCGCCCGCTCGTGGCGACGCTCGTCGACCGCCTGGGGGAGTCGGGCCACCTGGCCGTGCTGCACGGACGTGACGTGCTCTACCTCGTCGAGGAGCGCGCGCCGCGCCGTCCGTCGCTGGTCACCGACGTGGGCGTGCGCCTGCCAGCGCACCTCACGGCGACCGGCCGGGCGATGCTCGCCGAGCTGCCGCCGGCGCAGCTGCGCGCGCTCTATCCCGACCGGGCGGCCTTCGCGTCGCGGCATCCGCAGGGCGAGGGGGCCGAATCGGATGCCGCCGACTGGAGCTACGGTCGGCTGAAGCGCGTGCTGGCCGACGTGCGCACGCGCGGCTGGGCCGACGAGGACGGCGAGGTCACCACCGGCCTCGCCTCGGCGGGGGCCGCCGTCGTCGACCACCTCGGATGGCCGGCCGCCGCCATCGCCGTGACCTTCCCCGACGATGCGGCGCCCGAGCTGCAGGAGCGCGCGGTCGAGGCCGTGCGGGAGGCGGCGTCGACGCTCTCGCGGCGCATCCGCGGCGTGAGGTAG
- a CDS encoding antibiotic biosynthesis monooxygenase, which produces MATDPITVSIRREVDPAHIAEATAWVQTGVNLANKYPGFLGSGWVRAGERSQVWHMLYRFASEETLEAWERSSERSWWLSMGEGFVKSERSRRRTGIEGWFDEPATGSVPAADATTGAEADLELPPAPPRWKQAVTIWLGFFPVNLVFTLLVTAFVPGWNELAVVWKVLATTLVLTPIMTYWVLPFVTRTLRSWLAPHA; this is translated from the coding sequence ATGGCCACTGATCCGATCACCGTGTCGATCCGGCGCGAGGTCGACCCCGCGCACATCGCGGAGGCGACCGCGTGGGTGCAGACCGGGGTGAACCTCGCGAACAAGTACCCCGGCTTCCTCGGCTCCGGCTGGGTGCGCGCGGGCGAGCGCTCGCAGGTGTGGCACATGCTCTACCGCTTCGCGAGCGAGGAGACCCTCGAGGCGTGGGAGCGGTCGAGCGAGCGCAGCTGGTGGCTGTCGATGGGCGAGGGCTTCGTGAAGTCGGAGCGAAGCCGGCGGCGCACGGGCATCGAGGGCTGGTTCGACGAGCCGGCGACCGGCTCGGTGCCCGCGGCGGATGCCACGACCGGCGCCGAGGCCGACCTCGAGCTGCCGCCCGCCCCGCCGCGCTGGAAGCAGGCGGTCACCATCTGGCTCGGCTTCTTCCCGGTGAACCTCGTGTTCACGCTGCTCGTCACCGCGTTCGTGCCGGGCTGGAACGAGCTCGCCGTGGTGTGGAAGGTGCTCGCGACGACGCTCGTGCTCACGCCGATCATGACGTACTGGGTGCTCCCCTTCGTCACGCGGACGTTGCGGAGCTGGCTCGCGCCGCACGCCTGA
- a CDS encoding acyltransferase has translation MTDTIERRAAASAPPAASAARIARGTRVARDPSVDAIRIVLLVAVFLLHAMMCGVSVGAAGPVLENALEGQAWFGPVSWVVQIMPLFFIAGGFSSFHHWRSMRAGGATPADYVRSRLERLVRPAVALVVVVSAALAGLAIAGLPADLVATAGYRIGQPLWFLGVYVAISALVPTMLRAHERARILTPLALLAAVVAVDIVRMATGVEAIGFANLLLVWLLVQQLGFRLADGTLDGFAPGTLLTVAGGALAALVALTVAGPYPVDMLVNLNPPTVCLVVLGVAQLALFQVARPRIAAWVERADASRLISSVGERAMTVYLWHLPVLVALAGLSLVANAAIGLPLPEPLSLEWWATRPLWLGVAAAAVVPVALVFGPFERPRARRQVVGRREASGRAAESSVTSWTAAVDTLCGVAGVAVVLVVGFAPLPAAVALVLLIVALAGSGRITAAALRTRTRARARVDVA, from the coding sequence ATGACCGACACGATCGAGCGCCGCGCTGCGGCATCCGCGCCGCCCGCGGCATCCGCTGCACGAATCGCCAGGGGCACGCGGGTCGCCCGCGACCCGAGCGTCGACGCCATCCGCATCGTGCTGCTCGTGGCGGTGTTCCTCCTGCACGCGATGATGTGCGGCGTCAGCGTGGGCGCGGCCGGCCCGGTGCTCGAGAACGCGCTCGAGGGCCAGGCGTGGTTCGGCCCGGTGAGCTGGGTCGTGCAGATCATGCCGCTGTTCTTCATCGCGGGCGGGTTCTCGAGCTTCCACCACTGGCGCTCGATGCGGGCGGGGGGCGCGACGCCTGCCGACTACGTGCGCTCCCGGCTCGAGCGGCTCGTGCGTCCGGCGGTCGCGCTCGTCGTGGTGGTGTCCGCAGCGCTCGCCGGGCTGGCGATCGCCGGCCTGCCCGCCGACCTCGTCGCGACGGCCGGGTACCGCATCGGACAGCCGCTCTGGTTCCTCGGCGTGTACGTCGCGATCTCCGCGCTCGTCCCCACGATGCTGCGCGCCCACGAGCGTGCGCGGATCCTCACGCCGCTGGCACTCCTCGCGGCGGTCGTCGCCGTCGACATCGTGCGGATGGCGACCGGCGTCGAGGCGATCGGCTTCGCCAACCTCCTGCTCGTGTGGCTCCTCGTGCAGCAGCTCGGCTTCCGCCTGGCCGACGGCACGCTCGACGGGTTCGCTCCGGGCACGCTGCTCACGGTCGCGGGTGGCGCCCTGGCCGCCCTCGTGGCGCTCACCGTTGCCGGCCCCTACCCCGTCGACATGCTCGTGAACCTCAACCCGCCCACCGTGTGCCTGGTCGTGCTGGGCGTGGCGCAGCTCGCGCTCTTCCAGGTCGCCCGCCCACGCATCGCGGCATGGGTCGAGCGAGCGGATGCCTCGCGGCTCATCTCGTCCGTCGGCGAACGCGCCATGACGGTCTACCTCTGGCACCTGCCCGTGCTCGTCGCGCTGGCGGGCCTCAGCCTCGTGGCGAACGCCGCGATCGGGCTGCCGCTGCCCGAGCCGCTCAGCCTGGAGTGGTGGGCGACCCGCCCGCTGTGGCTGGGCGTGGCGGCGGCCGCCGTCGTGCCGGTGGCGCTGGTGTTCGGGCCGTTCGAGCGACCCCGGGCTCGCAGGCAGGTCGTCGGCCGGCGCGAGGCATCCGGTCGTGCCGCCGAGTCATCCGTCACCTCGTGGACCGCCGCGGTCGACACGCTGTGCGGGGTCGCGGGCGTCGCCGTGGTGCTCGTGGTGGGCTTCGCGCCGCTTCCGGCCGCGGTCGCCCTGGTGCTGCTCATCGTCGCGCTCGCCGGCAGCGGGCGCATCACCGCGGCGGCCCTGCGGACCCGCACGCGCGCTCGGGCACGGGTGGACGTGGCCTGA